The proteins below are encoded in one region of Alistipes communis:
- a CDS encoding DNA alkylation repair protein: protein MKTVTEHLLALADAGNAAFTARLAPGVDPDRMLGCRIPQLRRLARTLRGTPEAAAFLTQLPHRYYDENNLHGILLGHIRPTGEALDALERFLPHIDNWATCDITACGMKTLGRAPAAALPRIYEWLASRRTYTVRFGVVALLAHYLDEKFDTHHLDRLTALPGGEYYVDMAVAWAFSVALVKHFEQTLPYFTQRRLDRRVHNKALQKGRESLRIDDARKTILQRLKY from the coding sequence ATGAAAACCGTCACCGAACACCTTCTCGCACTGGCCGACGCCGGCAACGCAGCCTTTACGGCCCGCCTCGCGCCGGGCGTCGACCCCGACCGGATGCTGGGCTGCCGCATTCCGCAGCTGCGCCGACTCGCACGCACGCTGCGCGGAACCCCCGAAGCGGCCGCATTCCTGACGCAACTGCCCCACCGCTACTACGACGAAAACAACCTGCACGGCATCCTGCTGGGACACATCCGCCCGACCGGCGAGGCACTCGACGCCCTCGAACGCTTCCTGCCCCACATCGACAACTGGGCGACCTGCGACATCACGGCCTGCGGCATGAAGACGCTCGGCCGCGCCCCTGCGGCGGCCCTGCCCCGCATCTACGAATGGCTCGCGAGCCGGCGCACCTATACCGTCCGGTTCGGGGTCGTCGCCCTGCTGGCACATTACCTCGACGAAAAATTCGACACGCACCACCTCGACCGGCTGACCGCCCTGCCGGGCGGAGAGTATTACGTCGACATGGCCGTGGCATGGGCTTTCAGCGTGGCGCTCGTCAAGCATTTCGAGCAAACGCTGCCCTACTTCACCCAACGGCGGCTCGACCGCCGGGTGCACAACAAGGCGTTGCAGAAGGGCCGCGAAAGTCTCCGCATCGACGACGCCCGCAAAACGATCCTGCAACGTCTCAAATACTGA
- a CDS encoding heavy-metal-associated domain-containing protein — MKKILFVCLMAALGLGTGSAAAKDAKKASTVTTVFKTDIDCEHCAKRIMDNIPFEKGVKDVKVDVPSKEVTVVYDASKNDAEGLVKGFAKIRVKAEACDAKCCQGTACKENCCQKAACKENCCKKGDCDKKCCAAACDKKAACDKKCADCPAAKK; from the coding sequence ATGAAAAAGATTTTGTTCGTCTGCCTCATGGCAGCATTGGGGCTGGGCACCGGCTCGGCCGCAGCGAAGGATGCGAAAAAGGCATCGACCGTAACGACGGTATTCAAGACCGACATCGATTGCGAACACTGCGCCAAGCGCATCATGGACAACATTCCCTTCGAGAAGGGAGTGAAGGATGTCAAGGTCGACGTTCCCAGCAAGGAGGTGACCGTCGTCTACGACGCATCGAAGAACGACGCCGAAGGTCTCGTCAAGGGCTTCGCCAAAATCCGCGTGAAGGCCGAGGCCTGCGACGCGAAGTGCTGCCAAGGGACCGCCTGCAAGGAAAATTGCTGCCAAAAAGCCGCCTGCAAGGAGAACTGCTGCAAGAAGGGCGACTGCGACAAGAAATGCTGCGCCGCCGCTTGCGACAAAAAAGCCGCTTGCGACAAGAAGTGCGCGGACTGCCCCGCGGCGAAGAAGTAG
- a CDS encoding DUF5041 domain-containing protein — MRIAVAACLCFGTVSAQEQLRVRPAEVQQEDVVAALGALGVDVLRFDFSDFTRENYDVAVYLDEADSTGTERLYTVRAGGTRQQLTRMPEEVRRGFRKELHLPETTTEYVRGRSLTLIFSQKNDSTKLLTVHIPGMMRFSLPLELRDSGAGGEPRYFYSLRPFKLSAVEAGSEEIPLAFYSSGWYDPKAGVVRSCGVSEIDPALTDELVGLSPHYYVVGVIFEKKE; from the coding sequence ATGAGGATTGCCGTTGCCGCCTGCCTGTGTTTCGGCACGGTTTCGGCACAGGAGCAGTTGCGCGTGCGCCCGGCCGAGGTGCAGCAGGAGGATGTCGTGGCGGCGCTCGGGGCGTTGGGCGTCGATGTGCTGCGCTTCGATTTCAGCGATTTCACACGTGAGAACTACGATGTGGCCGTCTATCTCGACGAGGCGGACAGCACGGGAACCGAACGGTTGTATACCGTGCGTGCAGGCGGTACGCGGCAGCAGTTGACACGAATGCCCGAAGAGGTGCGAAGGGGGTTCAGGAAGGAGCTCCACCTGCCCGAAACGACGACCGAGTATGTGCGGGGACGTTCGCTGACGCTGATTTTTTCGCAGAAGAACGATTCGACGAAGCTGCTGACGGTGCATATCCCCGGAATGATGCGGTTCAGTCTGCCGCTCGAATTACGCGACAGCGGGGCGGGCGGCGAACCTCGCTATTTTTACAGCTTGCGGCCGTTCAAGCTCTCGGCGGTCGAAGCCGGAAGCGAAGAGATTCCGTTGGCGTTTTACAGTTCGGGCTGGTACGATCCGAAGGCGGGCGTCGTGCGCAGTTGCGGCGTTTCCGAAATCGATCCTGCGTTGACGGACGAACTGGTCGGATTGTCGCCGCACTATTACGTCGTAGGCGTCATATTCGAGAAGAAGGAATAG
- a CDS encoding Ig-like domain-containing protein, with the protein MKHTTLFRSILPLCIAGTALFFAACDDNEETEEIGSLLFESKNVTLALDETVQLRVRLYRPGSTENTWYDTTANPYNLQWSSGDPSVASVDAQGRLTGHAIGSTVIRCAMPDNSVHATTRVTVHDGTGESLAAELSRPFDDALVYSRSVYLQRNTIMQSFDVETDGTLWYLQLGGNDPELLYVLRGAPNESPKDYMMLRWFGHGTNFAVEEQGAERYIWIGSNGNKLSDGSYSQSNTVSRLKYSPDKNRKLDLCGGDTFFIKDKWNVHPAIDTDNDILCITASTTGVRDFIFYRLSDALATPLSKVTLRTQTYGGEDADSPQKTETRTIEAHDLTSIAPLGSFTISVPGKDNLSQYDFQGFDVQDGLLYFYEGEAAGKQPKSIAFVTVLDISGNIVVPRTQVGAINDVNALVEAGICSSDSNGYIEAEGIKMKHDRLYIGFATHGPGAKRWANVFRY; encoded by the coding sequence ATGAAACACACCACACTTTTCCGCAGCATCCTGCCGCTCTGCATCGCAGGAACGGCGCTGTTCTTCGCAGCCTGCGACGACAACGAAGAGACGGAGGAGATCGGCTCGCTCCTCTTCGAGAGCAAAAACGTAACGCTGGCACTCGACGAAACGGTGCAGCTCCGTGTCCGCCTATACCGGCCCGGTTCGACCGAAAATACATGGTACGACACGACCGCCAACCCCTACAACCTGCAATGGAGCAGCGGCGATCCCTCCGTCGCCAGCGTCGACGCACAGGGACGCCTCACGGGACACGCCATCGGATCGACGGTGATCCGCTGCGCGATGCCCGACAACAGCGTCCACGCCACGACGCGCGTCACCGTGCACGACGGAACCGGCGAATCGCTGGCTGCCGAACTATCCCGGCCTTTCGACGACGCGCTCGTATACAGCCGGTCGGTCTACCTGCAACGCAACACCATCATGCAGAGTTTCGACGTCGAGACCGACGGCACGCTCTGGTATCTCCAATTAGGCGGCAACGACCCCGAACTGCTCTACGTCTTACGCGGCGCCCCCAACGAATCGCCCAAAGACTACATGATGCTGCGCTGGTTCGGTCACGGCACCAATTTCGCAGTCGAGGAACAGGGCGCGGAACGTTACATCTGGATCGGCAGCAACGGCAACAAACTCTCCGACGGTTCTTACAGCCAGAGCAACACCGTCTCCCGACTGAAATACTCCCCTGACAAAAACCGGAAACTCGATCTGTGCGGCGGCGACACCTTCTTCATCAAGGACAAGTGGAACGTTCATCCGGCTATCGACACGGACAACGACATCCTCTGCATCACCGCTTCGACGACCGGCGTCCGCGATTTTATCTTCTACCGGCTGAGCGACGCATTGGCGACACCCCTGAGCAAGGTGACGCTACGCACCCAGACATACGGCGGCGAGGATGCCGATTCCCCGCAGAAAACCGAGACTCGCACCATCGAGGCGCACGACCTCACATCGATCGCACCGCTCGGTTCGTTCACGATATCGGTACCGGGCAAAGACAATCTGAGTCAATACGATTTCCAAGGATTCGACGTACAGGACGGTCTGCTCTATTTCTACGAAGGCGAAGCAGCCGGAAAACAGCCCAAGTCGATCGCATTCGTCACGGTGCTCGATATATCAGGCAACATCGTCGTTCCCCGCACGCAGGTCGGAGCGATCAACGACGTGAACGCGCTGGTGGAGGCGGGCATTTGCAGCAGCGACTCCAACGGATACATCGAGGCCGAAGGCATCAAGATGAAGCACGACCGGCTCTACATCGGATTCGCCACGCACGGCCCCGGAGCCAAACGCTGGGCCAACGTTTTCCGCTACTGA
- a CDS encoding Fur family transcriptional regulator: METNRPDYTETLTRHGIRPTAVRLLIYKTALRFHDTFSMSELEDALESVDKSTVFRTLSLFAARHLLHEIEDGSGSTKYCICRNDRPCGIDELHCHFHCEACRKTFCLDYTHIPAVRYPAGFEVRQIDYLLKGLCPDCRAKRHV; the protein is encoded by the coding sequence ATGGAAACCAACCGACCCGACTACACGGAGACGCTGACGCGCCACGGCATCCGCCCCACGGCCGTCCGTCTGCTCATCTACAAAACGGCTCTCCGTTTTCACGACACATTCAGTATGAGCGAACTGGAAGACGCATTGGAGAGCGTGGACAAATCCACCGTCTTCCGCACGCTGTCGCTCTTCGCCGCACGGCACCTGCTGCACGAGATCGAAGACGGCAGCGGCTCGACGAAATACTGCATCTGCCGCAACGACCGCCCCTGCGGCATCGACGAACTGCACTGCCATTTCCACTGCGAGGCCTGCCGCAAAACCTTCTGTCTGGACTACACGCATATCCCCGCCGTACGCTATCCCGCCGGCTTCGAGGTACGGCAGATCGACTACCTGCTCAAAGGTCTGTGCCCCGACTGCCGCGCGAAACGGCATGTATGA
- the rpmI gene encoding 50S ribosomal protein L35 gives MPKMKTNAAAKKRFTFTGTGKIKRKHAYHSHILTKKTTKQKRNLCYSGTVSQADEAKIKNLLVK, from the coding sequence ATGCCAAAAATGAAAACTAATGCCGCTGCAAAGAAGCGTTTTACTTTCACCGGCACAGGTAAGATCAAGCGCAAACACGCTTATCACAGTCACATCCTGACCAAAAAGACGACGAAACAAAAGCGCAACCTCTGCTATTCGGGCACGGTTTCGCAGGCCGACGAGGCCAAGATCAAGAACCTGCTGGTGAAATAA
- the yihA gene encoding ribosome biogenesis GTP-binding protein YihA/YsxC, with protein sequence MEIKRATFKCSSQQLSQIPRDTLPDIAFIGRSNVGKSSLINLLTGHGSLAKVSGTPGKTRLINHFLIDDRWYLVDLPGYGYARVSKSERGEFSKLITDYVFRSEKMHFLFVLVDSRLEPQAIDLRFIRLLGEHGIPFGIVFTKTDKLSRNQLESSAARYKKQLLTEWEELPPLFFASSAKRTGREEILAFIDKCLKDS encoded by the coding sequence ATGGAGATCAAACGCGCCACCTTCAAATGCAGCTCGCAGCAATTGTCGCAGATTCCGCGCGACACATTGCCCGACATCGCCTTCATCGGGCGGAGCAACGTCGGCAAGTCGTCGCTCATCAACCTGCTCACCGGCCACGGTTCGCTGGCCAAAGTATCGGGAACGCCGGGTAAGACACGGCTCATCAACCATTTCCTGATCGACGACCGCTGGTATCTGGTCGACCTGCCGGGCTACGGCTACGCCCGCGTCTCGAAGAGCGAACGGGGCGAATTCTCGAAACTCATCACCGACTACGTGTTCCGGTCGGAGAAGATGCACTTCCTCTTCGTGCTGGTCGACTCGCGGCTCGAACCGCAGGCGATCGATCTGCGGTTCATCCGGCTGCTGGGCGAACACGGCATTCCGTTCGGCATCGTCTTCACCAAGACGGACAAGCTCTCGCGCAACCAGCTCGAAAGCAGTGCCGCCCGCTATAAAAAGCAACTGCTGACCGAGTGGGAGGAGCTGCCGCCGCTCTTCTTCGCTTCGAGCGCCAAACGCACGGGGCGCGAGGAGATTCTCGCCTTCATCGACAAATGTTTGAAGGATTCTTAA
- a CDS encoding ribose-phosphate diphosphokinase — MAIHKIKFFAGRGSRYLAEKIVASYGTKLGESEVLNFSDGEFQPCFLESIRGCTVFVIQSTFPPTDNLMELLMMIDAAKRASAHQVIAVMPYFGWARQDRKDRPRVPIGAKLVANLLVAAGVDRIMTMDLHADQIQGFFDVPVDALYASGIFVPYIQSLNIEDLSIAAPDMGGAKRANTYAKYLHTPIIISHKERAKANVVGKMTAIGDVEGRNIIIVDDMIDTAGTICMAADMLMKKGAKSVRAAITHPVLSGSAYDKINDSALQEVIVTDTIPLREGEDLRKFTVLSVADIFADVVERVHNYKEISSIFFK, encoded by the coding sequence ATGGCCATTCATAAAATCAAGTTCTTTGCCGGCCGCGGTTCCCGCTACCTGGCAGAGAAAATCGTAGCCAGCTACGGCACGAAACTCGGAGAGTCCGAGGTACTGAATTTCAGCGACGGCGAGTTTCAGCCCTGTTTCCTGGAATCGATCCGCGGATGCACGGTCTTCGTCATCCAGTCGACGTTCCCTCCGACGGACAATCTGATGGAGTTGCTCATGATGATCGATGCGGCCAAACGCGCTTCGGCGCATCAGGTGATCGCCGTGATGCCCTATTTCGGCTGGGCGCGCCAGGACCGCAAGGACCGTCCCCGCGTGCCGATCGGTGCCAAGCTGGTGGCCAACCTGCTCGTCGCGGCCGGTGTCGACCGCATCATGACGATGGACCTGCACGCCGATCAGATTCAGGGATTTTTCGACGTCCCCGTCGATGCGCTCTATGCCAGCGGCATCTTCGTTCCCTACATCCAGAGCCTCAATATCGAAGACCTGTCGATCGCTGCGCCCGACATGGGCGGAGCCAAACGCGCCAACACCTATGCCAAATACCTTCATACGCCGATCATCATTTCGCACAAGGAGCGTGCGAAGGCCAACGTCGTAGGCAAGATGACGGCCATCGGCGACGTCGAGGGGCGTAACATCATCATCGTCGACGACATGATCGACACGGCCGGCACGATCTGCATGGCCGCCGACATGCTCATGAAGAAGGGGGCCAAGAGCGTCCGCGCCGCCATTACCCACCCCGTGCTGTCGGGCAGCGCCTACGACAAGATCAACGACAGTGCACTTCAAGAAGTGATCGTCACCGACACCATTCCGCTGCGCGAGGGCGAAGACCTCCGCAAGTTTACCGTCCTGTCGGTGGCCGACATCTTCGCCGACGTGGTCGAGCGGGTACACAACTACAAGGAGATCTCTTCGATCTTCTTCAAATAG
- a CDS encoding MgtC/SapB family protein produces MTWVFIFRLVVAGLLGTVVGIEREWRVKEAGFRTHFLVSLGSALFMIVSQWGFEEFLAYHDGLRLDPSRVAAQVVSGIGFIGAGAIIFHRQIVRGLTTAASLWAIAGVGMATGAGMYGVAAAATVLTLVGLEVLNLIFGGLGAHRTALVFSAVEREAIQEALELLRTRGYGIVSYELESERTASGIIYRANLLLQARKSRKGDAFVELLQQDPRILVERIA; encoded by the coding sequence ATGACTTGGGTTTTTATCTTTCGGCTGGTGGTGGCCGGTTTGCTGGGTACGGTGGTAGGCATCGAGCGCGAGTGGCGCGTCAAGGAGGCGGGATTCCGCACCCACTTTCTCGTTTCGCTGGGCAGTGCGCTCTTCATGATCGTGTCGCAATGGGGCTTCGAGGAGTTCCTCGCGTATCATGACGGATTGCGGCTCGATCCGAGCCGCGTGGCGGCGCAGGTCGTCAGCGGCATCGGTTTCATCGGGGCCGGCGCGATCATCTTCCACCGCCAGATCGTGCGCGGCCTGACCACGGCGGCGAGTCTGTGGGCCATCGCCGGCGTAGGCATGGCTACGGGGGCGGGGATGTACGGCGTCGCGGCGGCAGCCACGGTGCTGACGCTCGTGGGGTTGGAGGTGCTCAACCTGATCTTCGGCGGGTTGGGGGCGCACCGTACGGCGCTCGTCTTCTCTGCCGTGGAGCGCGAGGCGATTCAGGAGGCGCTGGAACTGTTGCGGACGCGCGGTTACGGCATCGTCTCTTATGAGTTGGAGAGCGAGCGTACCGCGTCGGGGATCATCTATCGGGCCAATTTGTTGTTGCAGGCGCGCAAGAGCCGCAAGGGCGATGCTTTCGTCGAGTTGTTGCAGCAGGACCCGCGCATCCTGGTGGAGCGGATCGCCTGA
- the rplT gene encoding 50S ribosomal protein L20, producing MPRSVNAVASRARRKKVLKLAKGNFGSRGNVWTVAKNTVEKGLQYAYAHRQLKKRTFRSLWITRINAAVRAYGMTYSEFIGKVNAKGIAINRKVMADLAMNEPKAFEAIVKAVK from the coding sequence ATGCCACGTTCAGTCAACGCTGTTGCGTCACGCGCAAGAAGAAAAAAGGTTTTGAAGCTTGCCAAGGGTAACTTTGGTTCAAGGGGAAATGTATGGACCGTCGCCAAAAACACGGTCGAGAAGGGTTTGCAGTATGCCTACGCACACCGCCAGCTCAAGAAGCGGACGTTCCGTTCGCTGTGGATCACGCGTATCAACGCCGCCGTCCGCGCCTACGGGATGACCTATTCGGAGTTCATCGGCAAAGTCAACGCCAAAGGTATCGCCATCAACCGCAAGGTCATGGCCGATCTGGCGATGAACGAGCCGAAAGCATTCGAGGCAATCGTAAAAGCAGTTAAATAG
- a CDS encoding PqqD family protein, translated as MKIREEYKVREMAGEHVVIMQGRLGVDMTKIISLNESALYLWNALAGKEFSVDDAARLLTERYEVDDATAARDAAAWVEKLRDCKLI; from the coding sequence ATGAAAATTCGCGAAGAATACAAGGTTCGGGAGATGGCCGGCGAGCACGTCGTCATCATGCAGGGCCGTCTGGGAGTCGACATGACCAAGATCATTTCGCTCAACGAGAGCGCGCTCTACCTGTGGAACGCCCTCGCGGGCAAGGAATTCTCCGTCGACGATGCGGCACGCCTGCTCACCGAACGGTACGAGGTCGACGACGCGACCGCCGCACGCGACGCCGCGGCGTGGGTCGAAAAACTCCGCGACTGCAAACTGATTTAA
- a CDS encoding TonB-dependent receptor, whose translation MKKSLLFLPLLGLASNVAAQELRGVVTDADNNPLVGASVYWAETTIGASTSATGAYTVHRVKNYDRLVASYLGYVNDTIRIADGVAEQNFRLRSEGVDIEGVVVESTLGGNYVKRDGILKGETISFAGLCKMACCNLAESFENSASVTVGYSDAISGARQIKMLGLAGTYTQILDENRPIMRGLSAPYGLSYTPGMWLNSIQVSKGVSSVTAGHEAITGQINLEHRKPTDDERLFVNLYFDDELKPELNLSTALPVTRDKKLTTIVLAHGSMDTKSYDHNHDGFRDLPEARAMHVANRWLYAADNGLQLRWGFKVTAENRLGGRMGYENSMRDQMRQSALDGGSFYGSQIRNRGFNGYIKLGMPVGASVYDKDEQDEMRSNIAFVADFDHFNESSYFGLNDYTGNENSVSLNAMYSHYFTYRSSLIMGVSAHLQSFNERLVNDFVDNGRIEGRSYDMDHSENEAGLYAEYTYSIRDKFSLVAGARGDYNSFYDKYYFTPRGHIKWNITRLLTLRASAGLGYRSTNLVTDNIGVLATGRRFAFDGYAWNGDYDFHTLYRDFNRMEKALTVGGSLTQTFGLVKPEDATLSFDYFRTQFYNQVVADQEYSATEVMFYNTDGRSYTDTYQVDFNWTPVERLDIFATYRYTDSSMTLDRPDGGRVQVERPLVSRYKALLNIQYATRFRRWTFDATAQLNGPMRLPSQTGDPTVTELSPKYPVFFAQVSRKIKKLDLYLGCENIGNYKQEHPILAADHPFSTAFNSSVVWGPLMGRKFYIGLRWNLY comes from the coding sequence ATGAAAAAATCACTCTTATTTCTCCCCCTGCTGGGCCTCGCGTCGAACGTCGCGGCCCAGGAATTGCGCGGCGTCGTCACCGACGCCGACAACAACCCGCTCGTCGGCGCATCGGTCTACTGGGCCGAGACCACGATCGGCGCCAGCACCTCGGCTACGGGCGCCTACACCGTCCACCGCGTCAAGAACTACGACCGGCTCGTGGCCTCCTATCTGGGCTACGTCAACGACACGATCCGCATCGCCGACGGAGTGGCCGAACAGAACTTCCGGCTCCGCTCCGAAGGCGTCGACATCGAGGGCGTCGTGGTCGAGAGCACGCTGGGCGGCAACTACGTCAAGCGCGACGGCATCCTCAAAGGCGAAACCATTTCGTTCGCAGGCCTCTGCAAAATGGCCTGCTGCAATCTGGCCGAGTCGTTCGAAAACTCGGCCTCGGTAACGGTCGGTTACAGCGACGCCATCTCGGGCGCACGGCAGATCAAGATGCTCGGATTGGCCGGCACCTATACGCAGATTCTCGACGAGAACCGCCCCATCATGCGCGGGCTGTCGGCCCCCTACGGACTGAGCTACACGCCGGGCATGTGGCTCAATTCGATTCAGGTGTCGAAGGGCGTCTCGTCGGTCACGGCGGGCCACGAAGCGATCACCGGCCAGATCAATCTCGAACACCGCAAGCCCACCGACGACGAACGGCTCTTCGTGAACCTCTATTTCGACGACGAGCTCAAACCCGAGCTGAACCTCTCGACGGCACTGCCCGTGACGCGCGACAAGAAGCTCACGACGATCGTGCTGGCACACGGTTCGATGGACACCAAATCCTACGACCACAACCACGACGGCTTCCGCGACCTGCCCGAGGCGCGTGCGATGCACGTGGCCAACCGCTGGCTCTACGCCGCCGACAACGGACTGCAACTGCGCTGGGGCTTCAAGGTCACGGCCGAGAACCGTCTCGGCGGCCGCATGGGCTACGAAAATTCGATGCGCGACCAGATGCGCCAGAGCGCGCTGGACGGCGGCTCGTTCTACGGTTCGCAGATCCGCAACCGAGGTTTCAACGGCTACATCAAACTGGGCATGCCCGTCGGTGCCTCCGTCTACGACAAGGACGAGCAGGACGAGATGCGTTCCAACATCGCCTTCGTGGCCGATTTCGACCACTTCAACGAGAGCTCCTACTTCGGATTGAACGACTACACCGGCAACGAAAACTCGGTGTCGCTCAATGCGATGTACAGCCATTACTTCACCTACCGCTCGTCGCTCATCATGGGCGTCTCGGCCCACCTGCAATCGTTCAACGAACGGCTCGTCAACGATTTCGTCGACAACGGCCGGATCGAAGGGCGCAGCTACGATATGGACCACAGCGAGAACGAAGCGGGCCTCTACGCCGAATACACCTACTCGATCCGCGACAAGTTCTCGCTCGTAGCAGGCGCACGCGGCGACTACAACTCGTTCTACGACAAATACTACTTCACGCCGCGCGGCCACATCAAATGGAACATCACGCGTCTGTTGACGCTGCGCGCCTCGGCGGGTCTGGGCTACCGCTCGACCAATCTGGTGACGGACAACATCGGCGTCCTGGCCACCGGCCGCCGTTTCGCCTTCGACGGCTACGCATGGAACGGCGATTACGATTTCCACACGCTCTACCGCGATTTCAACCGCATGGAGAAGGCGCTGACCGTGGGCGGAAGCCTCACGCAGACGTTCGGACTGGTCAAGCCCGAGGACGCCACGCTGAGTTTCGACTACTTCCGCACGCAGTTCTACAACCAGGTCGTGGCCGATCAGGAGTACAGCGCCACCGAGGTGATGTTCTACAACACCGATGGCCGCTCCTACACCGATACCTATCAGGTCGACTTCAACTGGACGCCCGTCGAGCGGCTCGACATCTTCGCGACCTACCGCTACACCGACTCGTCGATGACGCTCGACCGTCCCGACGGCGGGCGCGTGCAGGTCGAACGGCCGCTGGTGAGCCGTTACAAGGCGCTGCTGAATATCCAGTACGCCACGCGGTTCCGCCGCTGGACGTTCGACGCCACGGCTCAGCTCAACGGCCCCATGCGCCTGCCTTCGCAGACGGGCGACCCGACCGTGACGGAGCTCTCGCCCAAGTACCCGGTCTTCTTCGCGCAGGTGAGCCGCAAGATCAAGAAACTCGACCTCTACCTCGGCTGCGAGAACATCGGCAACTACAAGCAGGAGCACCCGATCCTCGCTGCCGATCATCCCTTCTCCACCGCCTTCAACTCATCGGTGGTGTGGGGCCCGCTGATGGGACGCAAGTTCTATATCGGCCTGCGGTGGAACTTGTATTGA